Part of the Xiphophorus maculatus strain JP 163 A chromosome 3, X_maculatus-5.0-male, whole genome shotgun sequence genome, AAACATTAAACTGTGACGGTCTGCATGTTGTGTggtaaatgtctttttattgttgattCCTGAAACCTTCAACAactcagttgctatggcaacgagtagCGTAAAGCCGAGCGAGAAAAAATAAGTACATATGTGGTTTGTGAATTgttctttaaaggtttttcctcgttattttcctctttgcttcggggaaataaatgaataattcctACACCTCCAGGTTTCGTTTAGTTAACCGAGTTGTTCTGCGGCGGCAGCGCGGCGACGGACGGCATGTTGAAGATGAtcctttttgccctccagcgttgtgcgCATGGGCGAAATTTCCGGATGTAAACAGCAACATGTAAAGGGtccatttcttgctgaaaagttatttatacgttagtttcgtcttatttaaagtgtactaagatatttgcaatagaaactagaccaaaagtacttgaCTTTGTGCTTTGGCAGTGTtctcataatttttctttctaaagtgtaagtttctgttttctttctgttcacaGGACCGTTTGTGAGACACCAGCCAACGATGGCGAATCCGTTACAGAAGCTTGTGTCGGAGAGGAAGGACATGGTGGAGACGGTGATGGAGGTGTTCGAACAGGGAGCCGAAGTGGTGGCCAGCATCGCCGGAGACCTCTTCCCCGTGTTTTCCATCGCCGCTCCCATTGTCAAGCTGGCTCTGGACAACGTGGAGAGCAAAGAGGCGGCCTTCATGAAGGAGCAGTTCCAGAAGGTCAGAGACCGTCTGGAGGTGGCCTCCGAGGAGCTGCAGCGGATCAACGATGAGATCAAGAAGAGCGGGGTGGATACTGCCTACTTctctgtggaggaaaacatcACCAACCAGTTCAGGAAGTACATGGACATCCTCAACGCCAAGCCGAAGTTCAGAGAGGTGAAGAAGAAGCTTTTCCTGGATCATTTTGCCAAAACCGGTGGAGAAAAGAACCTTTACATCCTCTACAATGCTGTGACCGGAGAAACTTTGTCCGGGGAGCCAATCCTTGAGATCATCCAGAACTACGAGGAGAAAAGCCGCCGACCGATGGAGGACTTTTGTGCTCGACTGAAGAACCTCTTCTGCTTGGGGCTCATTGCGCTTTTGGGGCACACTGCCCTGAAAGGCTACGACGAAGATGAGGCTCTTCTGAAAGAGTGGAGGGAAAATATGAACAACGTCCAAGCCAAAATGAACGCCGTCATCGAAGACTGCATCGTTAGCTTCCCTAAGCAGGCCGAACAAGACTCCCACCGCCTGGTGAGAGACCAGGAGGGCTTAGACAACCAGCAGCTAGCCGACGCCATCATCGAGAAGCTAAAGAAGAAGTACGACTGGGTGGGCTGGTCTGTGCGCGTCTTCAAGTCTCCCACTGGCCTGTTCACCAACAAGAAGGACTACCACTGCGCCACCGGGAAGAGCCGCTTCCAGGTTCCCACGTCGGACGAGAAACTGAACATCTGGGTGTCGTTCAGCTCCTCGCCTGAACCCGTGGATAAGAGCCACATCCAGCAGCTGATCCAGAGTCAGAAGAAGCTCACCGTGGTGGGTGTAGCCGAGTTACTGTTCGAGAAGCTGCCGGGCGGCTGCGTCGTCCACACCATTAAAACCAGTAAAGACCTGGGCTGCTCCTGGAGCTTCGAGGACGACCTGCACTACTGGGAGGAGCACAAGAACTTCTACGTCTGCGTTCATTCAGCCTGAAGATTTAGAGAAAACTCTGTTTGCACAAATTATAGCACCATGCTGCTCCGCTGTCCTCTGACCTTACAAATGTTCCTCAGAATGGGCCTTTAGATACTATAAAGTTGAGAGTGTTGATGAGGTATAAGTATCTTATGTGCAGGTGGGATCTGAGCGAAGCTAACAGCTATCAGAGCAAAGCCATTCAACAAGGGAGACATTAAAGACTCAAATTTCCAAAGATTTATGTGATTTAACCAACTGCATCCATGTTGCCATGTAACTGCAGCTTTTCCaacctcaaaacaaaaataaaacggtAAAACTAAGCACATGTATTTATCCATATTAATTTGCTTTGTTCAACAGAAGAAGTGGTCAGAAAAAGCTGCAGAGCAACAAGGACGTTgagttaataaattaataaattacacaaTCATCTTTTGCAAGAGCATATTTTCAGAGCAACTtcaatttgattgtttttgtcagtttttattgGCCTGCTGTGTTTATGTGTAGCTGTTAGCATTACTCACCGACTGATGTCCTGGAAACAAGTTAGTActctaaaaaaatcttttagaaaatgttttattcctttCTTTTGCATCTTcaactgtgtaaaaaaacatCTCCTGCCTTTTTTCAGAACAAATTATTGAGATAAACTCTGATGTGAGTTTCACAACAATATTCCTCTTCTTCTGAAGATTTTGGCAGGATTTAATGTTTCAACCtggacatgtttttattagaaagagaaaattgttATGGATGTTCTGGAGCTGATGAAGCTGAGCTCACCCTAATGGGCCGTTTGTATCAAAACCACGGGAAAAACTAGAAACCTCCGTTTGATTTCACTTTTAGTTCTTATTTGGcctaaagaaaatgacacaatgtttctttttctgtcagctTTAATCAGCACTGATGCTGCTGCAGCGTTTGTCAGCTTTCAGTGTCGTCAAACATCTCCAAGCTTCTTCCTGCTCTGACGTCTCGCTTTTTTGTGCAGCTGAAATTCACTTTTGAAAGGTTTAGTTGATCGTTTGACTCATTTTGGGTTTTGgggatttagtttttattcaaatgtttctaATCTGACATTCATGTTCACACTACCTGCTGACaatgcagtcatattcaatagATTATAAACTGCTTAAAAGGATCaaacatactttttattaattaagcccacatttctgtttcaaaatgtttttttccatccattcccctaaatgtttttttaaccatctgTAAATAGAAAATCATGATAATTAACAGAAGGTTTAAAAATATCAGTCTGTGTAAAATTTATCCATATGATGTGTCtcacattttgtgaatttattaataaaactaatgtactttaaaaaatattcagatttattgaatGTGATTGTATAATGCACTGACTGGTCATAGTTGTGGGTTTTCTGCTCTTTTGTCAGCATTATGTTTCTTCttgttcaactttttaaaaaaaaactcaataacacattttgtgactttttctttttacactttCTATTGCAATGGTTCCCTGTcaccaacaaaataaataaatcttgatTTAATGCATGATTTGTATATTGTTGTGATTCACTGATTATTGTTTCTTAATCTCCTTTCTGTAAACAACAAACGCCTCAATTTTAAGTTACATTCTTGAGCAAAATGCCTGGAAAGCttgtttatgtttcataaaaagCAAATCTTCTCATTATTGAAGGCAGCATGATTTTAAAGGCACAGAgttaataataaacatgttttacagtaaACTGTGGTTATTAACGGCCCAGATGTTTAGCATCAGGCaaacttgtttatgttttaaaatgttctccattttgttttcagtgaaagATGTTGGCTCATTATATTCTGAAcacaacttatttttaaataaaaatgagataaaaaataatttatacattAGAATTACACACATTTTGTGGTAATTTATGGATTAGAAGTTCATCTCTTAAGTTTGACTGCAGTGTTTTAACACTCAGCTCTTATTGAGGACAAATCTTACAACCTGGTAGAAAAAGGAAACGGATTCAGTGGTTTTCTAGTTTGGAAACACCCGCAGTGCTCTGTAATCATGCGGTTGTGGCTTTTCTATATTCGGCTTGCAGACACTCATGTCTTGCATTttacaacagcagcaggtcaACAACAGGGAGTCAAAGATTGTTGGTTTGAaccgtttctttttttctgatctctgcagagctttaaaaatgaattctgCTCTGCGTCTCAATGCAGTTAGAGTAAATCTTTATTATTAGATTTGGAAATGTCCATCCATCCTATTTTTATATGCAGAAACATAAGGTCAGTGTAGAGAGATCTAATTCAGGAgtcagtttaaatgtttaaagcaaaaacaaaagttttaattaaatcctGTTTCTTGAAAAGCCCAAACTCACAGGGAAATGTGTAATAAAGGATAAAAATATGCCCACATGACCAAAGTTTGTTAGTGTCTAAACCACAAGTAGACTGagattaaactgaaaaatgtcaacattccTGTAAAATTGACCTACTTTTATACTCTGCAGTGCTAAAAATGCACATAATGTTCCTGGCATTGCAATAcagcaatgtttttgtttaaagtcaaGTTACCTCTTTATTTTGGTAAGCTAATTGCGCTAGCTTATGCTAGCACTAGCTTAGCAGCTGCTAAGCTAGTGCTAAGTTTTTCAGTTAGGCTGTATTTCATTATTAGTT contains:
- the LOC102223614 gene encoding uncharacterized protein LOC102223614 isoform X1; translation: MTNRKTNRLEFRFLPQTLRGPFVRHQPTMANPLQKLVSERKDMVETVMEVFEQGAEVVASIAGDLFPVFSIAAPIVKLALDNVESKEAAFMKEQFQKVRDRLEVASEELQRINDEIKKSGVDTAYFSVEENITNQFRKYMDILNAKPKFREVKKKLFLDHFAKTGGEKNLYILYNAVTGETLSGEPILEIIQNYEEKSRRPMEDFCARLKNLFCLGLIALLGHTALKGYDEDEALLKEWRENMNNVQAKMNAVIEDCIVSFPKQAEQDSHRLVRDQEGLDNQQLADAIIEKLKKKYDWVGWSVRVFKSPTGLFTNKKDYHCATGKSRFQVPTSDEKLNIWVSFSSSPEPVDKSHIQQLIQSQKKLTVVGVAELLFEKLPGGCVVHTIKTSKDLGCSWSFEDDLHYWEEHKNFYVCVHSA
- the LOC102223614 gene encoding uncharacterized protein LOC102223614 isoform X3; its protein translation is MANPLQKLVSERKDMVETVMEVFEQGAEVVASIAGDLFPVFSIAAPIVKLALDNVESKEAAFMKEQFQKVRDRLEVASEELQRINDEIKKSGVDTAYFSVEENITNQFRKYMDILNAKPKFREVKKKLFLDHFAKTGGEKNLYILYNAVTGETLSGEPILEIIQNYEEKSRRPMEDFCARLKNLFCLGLIALLGHTALKGYDEDEALLKEWRENMNNVQAKMNAVIEDCIVSFPKQAEQDSHRLVRDQEGLDNQQLADAIIEKLKKKYDWVGWSVRVFKSPTGLFTNKKDYHCATGKSRFQVPTSDEKLNIWVSFSSSPEPVDKSHIQQLIQSQKKLTVVGVAELLFEKLPGGCVVHTIKTSKDLGCSWSFEDDLHYWEEHKNFYVCVHSA